Proteins from one Pseudarthrobacter sp. BIM B-2242 genomic window:
- a CDS encoding peptidoglycan bridge formation glycyltransferase FemA/FemB family protein has protein sequence MSLAVMPCTDRAVWDGYVDQFQGHPQQLWGWGETKGMHGWSVDRVLVTDDENILGCAQLLIRKLPFPFRALVYVPRGPMCSADHATAVLEQLAAHASSRHRGVALSIEPDWDAESAFAPAVAAAGFTPSSNTVLIPRTLILDLAKSDDELMAEMSKSTRANIRKAMRSEVEFRKVQTPAELEQVLGIYHETADRAGFGIHEDQYYRDIFANLGEGSPIIGAFDGGQLLAFVWLSRSGATAFELYGGVSAEGQKQRVNYGVKWAALQAMREDGCARYDFNGLLNDGISDFKKQFAKHENLLMGTWEKPLSPLYPVYARAMPAARKGLQAARKALPAARRGLQNALPAARKALPAARSFLGRVTQR, from the coding sequence CCCTGTACTGACCGCGCCGTCTGGGACGGATACGTTGACCAATTTCAGGGCCATCCGCAGCAACTGTGGGGCTGGGGTGAGACCAAGGGGATGCATGGCTGGTCCGTGGACCGGGTCCTGGTCACCGACGACGAAAACATCCTCGGCTGCGCCCAGTTGCTGATCCGCAAGCTGCCGTTCCCGTTCCGGGCACTCGTGTACGTGCCGCGCGGCCCCATGTGCTCCGCCGACCACGCCACCGCCGTCCTGGAACAGCTAGCAGCGCATGCTTCCAGCCGCCACCGGGGCGTTGCGCTGAGCATCGAGCCTGACTGGGACGCCGAGTCCGCCTTCGCCCCGGCGGTGGCCGCCGCCGGCTTCACCCCGTCCAGCAACACCGTGCTGATCCCCCGGACCCTCATCCTCGACCTGGCCAAGAGCGACGATGAACTCATGGCAGAGATGTCCAAGTCCACACGTGCCAACATCCGCAAAGCCATGCGCAGCGAGGTGGAGTTCCGGAAGGTGCAGACCCCGGCGGAACTGGAACAGGTACTGGGCATCTACCACGAGACGGCGGACCGGGCCGGGTTCGGAATCCACGAGGACCAGTATTACCGCGACATCTTCGCCAACCTGGGCGAGGGGTCACCTATTATCGGAGCCTTCGACGGCGGGCAGCTGCTGGCGTTCGTCTGGCTGTCCCGAAGCGGGGCCACGGCGTTTGAGCTCTACGGCGGCGTCTCAGCCGAGGGGCAGAAGCAGCGCGTGAACTACGGCGTGAAGTGGGCCGCGCTGCAGGCCATGCGCGAGGACGGCTGCGCGCGCTACGACTTCAACGGCCTGCTGAATGACGGCATCTCGGACTTCAAGAAACAGTTCGCCAAGCATGAGAACTTGCTGATGGGCACGTGGGAGAAGCCGCTGTCACCCCTTTACCCCGTGTACGCCCGGGCAATGCCGGCCGCCCGCAAGGGGCTGCAGGCAGCGCGAAAGGCCCTGCCGGCAGCCCGGAGGGGGCTACAGAATGCCCTGCCGGCAGCTCGGAAGGCCCTGCCCGCGGCACGGTCGTTCCTGGGACGGGTCACACAGCGCTAG
- the manA gene encoding mannose-6-phosphate isomerase, class I, whose translation MYELENALRDYAWGSRTAIAGLLGRPGSGGPEAELWIGAHPGAPSKARRPDGSEAPLDALISSDPEHFLGSESLAEFGPRLPFLTKLLAAAQPLSLQVHPSIEQAKEGFARENAAGIAQDAANRNYRDDNHKPEMILALTPFESLCGFRAPAATRQILLHVAGCFDPVEGDVPALLNELLDDLGSPNEGVGLRNAFERLINGGEKVSEATAMVAAALASGAPLAPYQAELSTVVSLNEQYPGDPGVLISLLLNRISLAPGEAVYLPEGKVHAYLSGLGVEVMASSDNVLRGGLTPKFIDVPELLRTVDFTSVAVPMLTPEFSALGQELYRPPFREFQLQRIELAPGAAPVPIAQSGAAVVLVVSGAVYLDSPKGDLKLARGGSAFLAASEAPVNAHPVAGASEAAVAFAVTTGAGKGA comes from the coding sequence GTGTACGAACTTGAAAACGCCCTTCGCGACTATGCCTGGGGCTCCAGGACAGCCATCGCAGGCCTGCTGGGACGCCCCGGGTCCGGCGGCCCGGAAGCCGAGCTGTGGATCGGTGCACACCCCGGCGCCCCGTCAAAGGCCCGCCGTCCTGACGGCTCCGAAGCACCACTGGACGCGTTGATCTCCTCCGATCCGGAGCATTTCCTGGGCAGTGAATCCTTGGCGGAGTTTGGGCCGCGGCTGCCGTTCCTCACAAAACTCCTTGCCGCCGCCCAGCCGCTGTCGCTTCAGGTTCATCCCAGCATTGAGCAGGCCAAGGAGGGCTTCGCGCGCGAGAACGCTGCCGGTATCGCCCAGGATGCGGCCAACCGGAATTACCGTGATGACAACCACAAGCCGGAGATGATCCTTGCGCTGACGCCGTTTGAGTCACTGTGCGGATTCCGTGCGCCGGCGGCCACACGGCAGATCCTGCTGCACGTGGCCGGTTGTTTCGACCCCGTGGAAGGCGACGTGCCGGCTCTGCTCAACGAGTTGCTGGACGACCTTGGTTCACCCAACGAAGGCGTCGGCCTCCGGAACGCCTTTGAACGGCTGATCAACGGCGGCGAAAAAGTCTCCGAGGCCACGGCCATGGTGGCTGCTGCCTTGGCCTCCGGCGCCCCGCTGGCACCGTACCAAGCGGAGCTGTCCACGGTGGTCAGCCTGAACGAGCAGTACCCGGGTGATCCTGGCGTCCTGATCTCGCTGCTTCTCAACCGCATCTCCCTCGCTCCCGGCGAGGCCGTCTACCTGCCCGAGGGCAAAGTGCACGCCTACCTCTCGGGGCTGGGAGTGGAAGTCATGGCCTCCTCCGACAACGTGCTCCGGGGCGGACTGACACCCAAGTTCATTGACGTGCCCGAGCTCCTGCGCACCGTCGACTTCACGTCGGTGGCAGTGCCGATGCTCACCCCGGAATTTTCCGCGCTGGGTCAGGAACTCTACCGCCCGCCGTTCCGGGAATTCCAGCTTCAGCGGATCGAGCTGGCCCCCGGCGCCGCACCGGTCCCGATCGCCCAGTCAGGGGCCGCCGTTGTGCTTGTGGTCTCGGGCGCCGTGTACCTGGACTCCCCCAAGGGTGACCTGAAGCTGGCCCGCGGCGGGAGCGCATTCCTGGCCGCCTCCGAGGCTCCGGTCAACGCGCATCCGGTGGCGGGCGCCTCGGAGGCAGCCGTTGCTTTCGCGGTCACCACCGGGGCCGGCAAAGGCGCCTAG